The Musa acuminata AAA Group cultivar baxijiao chromosome BXJ1-8, Cavendish_Baxijiao_AAA, whole genome shotgun sequence genomic sequence AGAGTTGAAAGACTTATGTCAGAAGGGAAtcttgatcccattgacttatcATATTTAGATGTTTGTGTTAAATGCATAAAAGGTAAACAAATCAAACCTAAGAGATCAGGTGCATATAGAGCTACAAATGTTTTAGAATTGATACATACTGATATTTGTGAGTCATTTCCTATACCTTCATAGAATGGTCAACAATACTTTATATCATTTATAGACGATTACTCTAGATGTGGATACTTGtatctaatatatgaaaagtCCCGGTCTTTAGATGTGTTCAAATTATTTAAAGATGAAGTTGAAAACCAACTCAGCAAAAGGATAAAAAGCATTAGATCTGACTGTGGAGGGGAATATTACGATAGAAATGATAGCTCAAGTAAACAACTTCCAAGACTATTTGCTCTATActtagaggagtgtggaattgtccttctgtataTAATGTTAGGGCCACTTAGCATGAATAGTATAACTGAAAGATGAAACCACACACTTAAGGATATGGTAAGAAGTATGATTCCTCTATCTAATTTACCAGAGTTACTCTAAGGAGAAGCAATAAATATTACAGCTTACATTCTTAATAGAGTACCAGctaaagcaactacaaaaacaccttatgagTTTTGGACTGGGAGAAAGCCTAGTCGAAGGCACTTTCACGTATAGGGTTATTCAGTTGAGGCAAGGCCTTACAGGCCTAATGAAAAGAAATTGAAACCCCAAACAGTGAGTAGTTACTTTACTAATTATTCTGACTGATCTAAGGGGTGTAAATTTTATGATCtcaaatcaaaaaatatttttgagatgagaaTTATTacattctttgaggatattaagtttggggggagaaataaggttaaagactttacctttgaggaagaattggttcatTCTAATCTAATTCATATAGTTGGTATTGATGTAGTAAATTTAgtacctcaaaaggatatagttatttcaactcccatatagtataagaaaattGTTCATGAAGAACAAACTCAACATCCACAAGAACCCATGCCACAAGAGTTAGCACCTTtatgaagatccactagagaaaggaggagtgtcatttcagatgattatatggtatttctctaAAAACATGAAGAAAGTAGTGGtatgatggaagatgatccaatcaactttcATGAAGCTATGGAGGATTCCAATTCGGATAAGTAGATTGAAGCAATTAATCAGGagtataagtctatgcatgataaTAAAGTTTGAACTTATCATATTACCAGAAGGTGTGAAACTCATTACTTGTAAATAGATTTCTAAAATCAATAgggattctaatggtaatgtggagagGTATAAGATACGTCTTGTGGCAAAGTGttatactaaaaaaaaaagattgacttTAAAGAGACATTTGACTTTAAAGAGACATTCTCTCCGGTTTCAACGAATGACACTTTTACGACAATTATGACTTTAGCTGTACATTTTGATTTGAAGTTTCATCAGATACATGTAAAAACAGTATTTCTCAATGGAAACATTGGTGAAACAATTTATATGATATAATAAAACACTTTGTGTTAGGagacctaaagaaaataatttgtaAATTTACAAAATCCATCTATGGGCTAAAATAGGTATCTCATCAatggtatcacaaatttcatcaagtaattctCTAATTTGGTTTTGAGATGAATGCTGTTGATGATTATGTGTATCACAAGTTCAGTGAGAGCAAATTCATTTTTCTGATATTGTATGTGGATAACATTCCGGTTGTCACAAATGATATAAGTATATTGTATAAAACTAAGAGATTTCTATCAAGAAATTTTGAAATGAAAGATATTGGTAACATTtttttgtattaggaatccaaATACATTGAAATAAATCTCGGGTATTCTAGGATTATCACAAAAGAGCTATATCGATAAGGTACTCAAAATGTTTAGCATGCAGGATTATAAATTAGGAGACACCTCTATCGTAACGGGAGACAAATTCAGTCTCAATCAGTGCTCTAAAGGAAATATAGAAACTCAAGAAATGTAAAAGATTCCCTATGCATCAGTTGTAGTGAGTTTAATGTATGTACAGGTTTACATGTGTCTGGATATAGTGTATATTGTTGAAGTATTAGACAGATATTTAAACAATCTTAGAATAGATTTGGAAggcagccaaaaagagtcatgagatatttaaagagaatAAAATgtcatatgctcacatataggagatcataTCATTTGGAGATCATTGAGCATTCTAACTCTGATTTTATTGGATGCCAAGATAGTAGAAAATTATTAGGCTACAATTATATGTTGGCTGATGGACCGATTTCTTAGCGTAGTGTTAAGAAATCTCTTATTAATTCTTTCATCATGGCAACAAAATTTATAGCATATTTTGATGCATCTAATCATGAAATTTGACTAAGGAATTTGTTATAGGGCTGCAAATAATATAAGGGGTTGAAAGATCGCTAAAGATATATTATGACAATAAATTAACTATTTTATACTTCAACGAGCTCGATTAAGTCAAAGCACATTGACATTAAGTTCCTAGTTGTGAAAGAAATGGTGTAAAGTTAACAAATTTTCATAGAACACTTAGGGACAAACTTTATATTAGTAGATCCTCCTACAAAAGGTATACCgcctaagtctttcatgagtaTATTGCTCATATGTGTATTAGAATTTGAGAAAATTTCAGTTTAGTAGGAGTTTATCATATATTTGTTGTATGTTCTATGTCGGATTTTATATTTGTATAGATATTTTCTGATGGGAAATAAActtcagtttattatactttATACATTATagctattaaagttattaatgatttcataaagataaagttggatCAATTGAAAATTGATATATACATATCACATTTATGTAATTTTTATGCTACATatttcataattgatctatgtcatttggttatgttaatattagtaATCATTGATGTGTTTAGCTATAATTAATATAACAAAGATCGCTTTAGTCCTATACTAATATAGCTAATGGAGAGATTGTTAGAATTTATAAGAATAACTTTAATAGCTATGTGACGAATGAGAGATTGTTagaattttgagctcataaagtataaaatatttataagaatacatATGTGACCCAAGGAGAGATTGTTAGAATTTTTAGGGTCACattatgtataattaaatatgttaaattattattataattagtcaaaaataatctaattaaaataaatttatttgattaagggacataattattataaaaattaattatgttgATAACATcagtaatatttttaacttggtgACGAGATAAGTTAGAAATATTAAACATCTTAGGGCATAACTATAGATAtagttataaatataaatagggtTATGATCCGTAGAATTAAATTTAGATTCTTTTTTACTTGTTAAAGAGAAATCAAAAAAATCTTAAAGATACTCTGTAATTGGAAAATCAATTCAATTCATCGAGTATATTTTCATATTAATATGTTTCGTAATTATCGTAGAATTTCATCTATATTATTgtggatttaataagttttataaaaaataaaatttaattttaggttCATATAACATGTTTGATCCATATTTATTGTGTTAAATTACCAACAATGAATAACGCTATAAGATTATTTATATTCTATCATCCTATGAACATAGTTGGTCAGTGTGTTCATCAATGCAACATGAACATGAGATCCTCCCGTTTCCTTTACTCGTCTATCGATATACGTATAAGATCTACACAATCTTTGGATCCTGCTCCATTTTAATTGAGGTATTAGATAACCTATGGAGGTGATGGTTGAATCTTGTTCTCTGCAACACCGACGGAGCTCAGCTTATCGAGCAGAGAGAACATGCGGAAACACTTTCCACCGTCGTGCTTCCAACATTCTGCAGAAATCAAcggttgcatgcatgcatgcatgcctgtgtataaatatttatttatacgtCACTCACCTTCCGATACATGCTCGTACGTGTTTTTTCGCCACTGAAATTAACCGAGTCGATCCGCAAAAGATGGTCCAATCGAACCGGACCGAGGGCGATCCAAGCCGAACCGGGCCGCACCAGTCGGTCCCGAACCGTGTTCCATTCCGGACCCGACCATCAACCCGACAACGAAGGAGGAAATAAAAGAGTAAACAgggcgggagagagagagagagggacgggGGATAGGAGAAACCTGCAAACGCCCTCCGAAATCCCTCCCCTGATCAAGGCCTCTTTTCCTCCGTTCTCATCTCTCAGTCGCGGAGATCTCGCCGCCGTTACGATCCTTCCACGATTGCAAGATTTCATTTCTTCGATTCGTTTGGTTTCTTGGAGATCCATTCATCCAAAGCTCCTCGCTCCTTCCTTCGGTCCCCGAACTCCAAGGTCCGGGGATCCTAAGGGTCGCGGCGGACGCGGACGTCGGGGATTTTAAAGGGGACCGGAAGGGGATAGGGTTTTCGCTATGGCTTCGGCGAAGGTCATGCCCAGTTCGGTCGCTTCGTCGCGCAAGAAAGGGCACCTCGAATTGGGGAAGAAGAAAGTAGGGTTTCGATCTATCTTTTTTTAGCTTCCGGTCGATGTCTTGGGTGTTTCTTTGTGGCATTCTTGAGATCCGCAATCATGAAACCTCCAAATGGATGTATTCGTATTATAATTTAGGTCTTTTTGATGATTAAGTATCAAGAAACCTCCGAATTTctgtatttaaattaaaattagggCTTTCTTGATAACTTTGGCAAATTTAATTTCCTGAGTTGGTGTTTCGAATAGTATATTGTCATGTCCGTGCTGGCTCAAAGTTCATTTGCGAGATCACTCTTTTTGATTTAGTGGAAGAAACATAAGGCCTACAGTGTTGCCCTCCAGAACCACAGCACCTTTCTTGGCTAAGGATAGGAAGCATGAGTTATTCGCTTACGACTCCGTGCAGATAACTGGGGTCATTTGCTTGATTGAGGTCAATTTCTCTTGGCTTGTTTTGATAATTGCTAAATGTGTTGAATGTTCTCGCAAATTATGCATGTCATTGTGCATCATTTTGATATTGTAATATCAAATTCCCTGAGAGCAAAGGTGTGGAATAGAGGTAGCTAATAGGTAAACGAGTGAATGATTTAAAATGATGTTGTATTCCTTTGCTGTTATTATGTGAAACTTTCAGCTGTGTGATCATCGACCGTCTTTTAATTTGTCTCAGTCTAACCACAATTGTCTATTGATGTTTGTTTTTATTAGATCAAGTATATTAAATTTCCTATTGTTAACGTAGGGGACTAGGTTAGATGGTCAAATGCTTATAACATGAGAAGTGATactcagtgattgcaaaaggcgctcggacgctcgcctaggcgctcgggcgaggcgaggcgaggcccgagcgcctcgctaatgtcccaggcggcgtgcTTCAAACAGGCGCTAACCTatataaccctaaccctaacctaacactaacctgctgccgctctcgatcccgatcccgatcccgatcgcgatcgcgatctcgtcgctcgctgccgctgctcccgttGCTCGTCGCTGTCACTGCTCGTGCCTCTcgtgagccctcccgcgagccttcccgctgctcgcgcctccctcgagccctcccgctgctcacgcctcctgcgagccctctcgctgctcgcgcctcccgcgagccctctcgcctcccgcgagccctctcgcctcccgcgagccctcccacgagccttcccgttgctcgtgcctcccgctgctcgcgccttccgctccctttccctctgCCACTGCCGCCGCTCGTtgctgctgccgtcgccgccgcctctcgcttcctcgtttctccatcaggctcagtatactcttaatattaagtttatttgaattttgaaatgattaattttctgttaatagattaataatatattattttgattttaattttgttattttatttatttgaaattattgttataattatattatatatttttataatttagataattttaaataattatattatatatttttataattatattatatatttttataatttagcgcctcgctttgctcgggcgagcgcctgggcgagcgcctagcgcctcgggcgtttgtggaccttggcgccttttggcgcctagcgttttttaaatcactggtgatACTGAATCTCATGGGAAATCTATTAATTGGAATGTTAATTGAAATCTATTAACTGGACTAGACTAGATGGAAACTCAGAACCTGGATTTTTCATCTGAACTTTTTCTATACATTTGCAGATATGAATATCCAAACAACTTGATGCTTAGCAGACATACCATCTTTCTGAATGTATACAAACATTGCATGTGCCATTTTATGCATTATTTGAAATTAATCTTTTATTGTGTTTcttcatgaagacaaatttgttATATGAAACTTTGGATTTTTCTAAGAACACTAAGAATATATGGTTTTACTCTTCTGATGTGTCTTTTTCGTTTTCTATTTCTTGGTTGGGGTGGGTATGGTAGTAACTGTTTCATGTGAATCATTGGTTTGCTTTTATCAGTTAGAGGAGTTTCGGAAGAAAAAAGCTGCTAAGCAAGTCGTATCTGCTGGCCAATTGCAGCAGTCATCTGATATAGGCCAATATGAAAATCCTTCTAAAAATAATCAGCTTAAGGGAGATGAGTATTCTTCAGGTGGAGATGGCACAGATGTTGCAACAACTTCCGGGATCATGATGCCCTATGAAGGTAAAGAAGGTGGTTCATCCCAAGACAGTGATGTTGATTCCTCAACTGGGATGTCTGTTACCTCAACTGCCTGGAACTATGACAATCATTCGTCACATGAAAATTCAATTCATGAAGCCCTTAAGAGCAGAGTCTCCAACTCAAACGAAAGCTCAACTTTTTCAGAATTAGCTAATGGTTATCATAATCACTGGGGAGAGAAAATTGAGCATAGTGGTAATGAGGAACCAAAGGTTGGATCAGCTGCTGGTTTTAGTATAGATCAGCATATTGCTTTTGTTCCAGATATCACAAAGCCATGTATTGATGGGAACGTCAGCAATTCAGGTTTACAATTGcacaacaataacaaaaattCTTCCAGAAGTCACATGCAAATTATGGATGTGCCAAGTGCTTATAATATGGGAACTATTCCTGAGAAATCAGAAAGTCATTCTGCAAGGAAAACATTGGGTCGTCTTAGCAAATCAACCAACATATATGATGGTAACAGCTTCCAACTTCTGTCAAGCTTTTTAAACTAGCATTTTGCTACTAATGAATTTAATATACAAGAGTTAAGTTCTTAACAAAACAAGTGTCTGTTCATGCAGTGAAGCAACCTTTTCAAAGCAGTAATGTAGAAAATCATGGTACCGTTGGTGTGGGAGGGAGGATAGCTGATGCCATTAATCGTCACCTTAATGTTGAAAATTCAACCTGGATTGCACCAGAACCTTCGTCTGCAGGCTTTAGTTCTGGTTTTGGAAATTCTTCTAGTGATTTTACAGGTTATAAGACTACTTTTAGTCGATCCCATCCATTTTTTCTTGATTCACTTGGTCTTCCCAGAGTTCCTTCTAACATTCTGCATGGCGAGCCTGATAGCACTGTTACACCAGTGCCATATGACAGTTCGAAGTTCCAGAAAACAGAGGTTCAGTTGGCATCTTCTCTGCTGCAGCCATCTGCAGATAGCTTCACGGAACAGTCTCTCAGCTTAACAACTCTTGATTCCTTTAAAGAAAATCAATTATCTCTCAACACTTCGGCTTCTTTGAATGAGGAACAACATCTGAAGCAGGGAGCAAGAGAACAAGATATGCCAAGGGACCATGAGTTTCCATATTTGAATaaagatgcagattttgctgctcTGGAGCAGgttatttgttatttgtttttcATTTAAATTGATATACTATGTTTGCTATTGCTTTCTTTGTACCATGTTGGAGTAACATTTTGCAGGTCTTAAACTCATCATATGCAGTAATACTtgaacataataatttttttgtggTGTACCTTACCTGCTTCTTACTTTATCTTTTGCAATGTGATGGCTTATTAACTGACTCAAGTTGCTTGCAGATTTTCCAGTTAAGATCCTtctgttatttttcttttgaaatttttactagtatTTACAGATGAATTGCCACCatcatgaaatttatttttcttcacTTCTCTGTTCGTAGTTTGTCTAAGGGTCACTTTCTGAACAGTTGTATTGTCAAATTTTCAGCATATTGAGGATTTGACTACAGAAAAGTTTTCATTGCAACATGCTTTAGAGACAGCCCAAGGTCTAGCAGGGTCCTTAGCTTCTGAGAATTCATCAATAACAGACAGCTTTAATCAACAGGTGTGATCTTTGACTGTGAATAAtatctttatatgataatgtaatGCAAATGACATTTATCGTTGCAAGTCTGTCACTTGTTTTCTCAGGGGAAAGTTATTAATCAGTTAAAATCTGACATGGAAAGATTGCAGGAGGAGATTAAGGCTCAAATGGTTAGTTCCTTTTTTGGCCTATGGTGTAAGTCTGTGCTGCATCCTTTTCTTTTCCATTTCAGCATAGTGTTAACAAGTGGATTTCTTATGTGATACTTTTACTGTTGACAAACAATTTATTTTTagtagtttaaacaaacttcttggatttagaTTTAAGAGTTGATTTTGAGTGGGCTGTTCTCAGAGTCAGTTATATTGTGAATAATTGAGTAGACATTTTATGTATATCTCCCTAATTATGAGTTTGAGTTGAGAGAGATTGGACCTATTTGCAGTTCCAGATGCCATAATGAACCTAGCTGTGAACAGGATACATTTTAGTTCATCTATTAATATGTGACAAACCTTTGCATAGCATGTAATTATTTGGGAACTGGGATATTGGTAATAAATGACATGAAATGAACTATCTGTTGGAAATATAAGTATATATTTCAATATTTCCAATTTTTGGTTGTCTGCACTGATAAAAACCATTCATGTGACTGCTTACTATTTCATGGGTTCTATGATGTGTTATTCATTCACATGATTATCTACTTGAATGTTAACAGCTTGCACTTGAATCTGTTAAGTTGGAGTATGCAAATGCTCAGCTAAACTGCAATGCTGCCGATGAAAGAGCCAAAATACTTGCATCTGAAGTGATAAGCTTAGAAGAGAAGGTAGTTAATTTTTAACttcattatttatgatttaagagTTCATGGTATTAATCTGAGAGTTCTTAATCAAGACAACATTGTTTAGATCTTTGCAGGAAAAAGTAACTTGTCTTATTGTGTATTATGTTTCTACAGTTGTTTCTTTTTAACTTTTTTCCTAATAAAATAAGGTAGGCTGCGATTGTggttatataatttatatatgattGTAATTGCTTTGAGTCAAACTGACATGGTTGAGTATATTTGTCTATTAGTTTATCTAACGTGAAttcttttctatatttttttaaaaaatatgatgtatggtGCTGTACAATCCATTCATCAACATCCTCTATGTAATTTGGATTTTTTTGTTGGACTAGGTTCCACAAGAGCTCTAAAGAATAAAGATCATAAGAATTTCAAACAACTTTTAACATGAACAGGATATGGTGCTTCTTTTTTTGTAGGTTATATAATTTTTTGTTAACAAATGTCAAAATGTTAGTTTAGTGGTTGTTAGGAACAATTTTCTTGAAGGGATTTGTGACATGTAGGAGTGCAATATGCATGGCATATTAAGGTATAATTACAAAAATCAaacaaaataaagataaaaagataatatatGCAGTCAAGTAAAAAACCAATTGCATggtatttatattaattatgaaGTTATTTAAGTGATAAGTTATAAGGTCAACATTAAATTGTCATTGACTACGTTTTGTACATTTAGGACAACATAATGGTAGAAACATGAACAATAAGAAGGAACCATAAACCATATTTGTGATCTTAATTTCATGCTATGCAAACTGCACATGTGCTCCCTTTGGTATATGTGGTTGCATTCTCATGTATTATGAAGAGAGATAGAGGAAGATTGAAAAGACTGTAATAGAAacgataaataaatatttaaatactcttTACATATGGTTTTCTTACAAACCTAAATGGTGGCAAAAGATACATAATATAGCCGATTACTTTTGACCCAAGTAAATGGGAttttacggttttgttgttgttgttatatatATGGATGTCCCTGCATATGTCAATATTGAGATTGCAAAATGCCCGATATAAATCATATGATGACATACGTTCATGTAGCTGCATGTATGGCCGTATTTGACTGTAGTTTAGAACATTGGTCAGGAATGATATagattttttctttttcccttgtGAGTATCCATGATGTTGTAAGTTCACTCCACTGATTGTGGAAATGTTGCTATTTGGATATAAAGAGAAACATGCAGTTATTATGCAGCTCTTTTAAGCAAATTAACACTCGACAAGGTTGCCTTCccatttgcctttgcctttgcacgctaGGTAGACGACTATGACGGTTGGGTCtctttagttcctttcttatggcTCAAACAGTCAAATTGATCATTTGAAATAGGATAATCTCAGCCCTTGATTGGtaatgattggattttgattgtTATCGATCGACATAGATCCCCTATTGCTCGATATGGGGTCATGTTACATGTATCGCCCGGTATAGGGCGATCCACATATAGGTCCCTTATCGGATCAGTACATATCGCTCGTATTGGGTGGTACAcctcggtacgacgaaccttggttgaAAGAAAGTCTTAAAATGACTTTGTTACATGGGGTTTCTGTGGTTAGTAAAACATGAGTATACCAATCTCTAGCCATTTTGGTCCATAGTAATTAATACAGTATGTCATTGGCCCAATGATGATCGACCTTGGCTAATCATTTTTTCAAGTGTGTTGTTACTCCCTTATCATGGCATGAGACCTTTTGTTGATACATACATGATGCAGTAGACTTTTGTACGATTAATACAACATTCCTTGCCTGCAGGATTTTTGGTGGCCTTTGCTCACAAATCCAAGGAGCTAACATATTAGGACTCATGGCATCCTTGCCAACCATGTTCCTTGTGGTGTTTGTTCATACTAGGATGCCTCCGTCTTTTCCcatctttgtttcttttctttaccCTTGTCTTCTCTATCTTCCTTCAAGGAGGCATGTGTAATGGTAGTCTACAGGGGATAACATTTTTGGACAGTGAACTTCATGCTCTATAGGGTTAAGTGAACAATCAAGTTAAAGATTAGAATTTACATTTTGGTTTGACTTCGATCAATTAGTTGTTGATAGAAGtcaaatcttttatttttatgatgacaattgtTATGTGAAAGGAATAAATTTGTGCAATTTTCACATCTGCATTGTCGCACAAAGGAATAAAGTTCATGTTACTTCTCCTCTGCCATATATTATTGCGTGAAAGAAGCACACACCATTTCTCTGCTGTTGTGTTGTTGCAGGAACAGAGAGGATGTGCTTCTAACATTTTAAAACTTTTTTCTAGTTTTATGTGTGTCCCATGAATAAGCCATATCAATTATAATTTATGGGCTTAAGGTTTCCACCATATTTCTTTAGCTTTAAGTCTAGAAAATCAATGACCTAGTGACTTACATTTGCTTTGATTTCTAGTATGTTGTACATTGGtgaaattaaaaatattcaaTTTTGTTGCACAAATTAGCTTTAAAGGGTTTAACAGGCATTACACAACTGTGCATCCTCTAGTCAAGAATGATGCAATTCCTAATGAACAAATGTAAAAGTTTTATAACATTGGTTTCTGTGAAATTTTACATCCATTGTCCCTAGTGTTCATATTCTAACACAACTTCCCATGTCAtctattttcctttttctcttacaattattttggtatttatccatTTATCTTTTGTTCCACTTATCAGTCATTGATGTCAACTCATTACATCAACATAAACATTAAACAGGCACTGCGATTGAGGTCAAATGAGCTAAAGCTAGAAAAGCAACTAGAGAAGCTGAATTCTGAGATGACATCATATAAGTAAGTTcagcatttttttatttttttattattgctgattattgatttcataatcaaattttgATTCACTAGTATCTTGGAATAGATGTGAAAAATCagtttacaaaggcatatttataTTCCTGATGCTTAAATCTCTTGTGTTCCTCTAAATCAAGTATGAGTTTGGACAAGTGTAATTAGGTTCCTGACATCTAAAATTTGGTGTGTGATTTCTGTTCAAACATGTTGCTTCACAATATATACCTACTTTAAAAACATTTCAAGTGATAGTCATTGCAAGGTGACAATTAAATATTATGGTCTACTATGGCAACTAGTTAATTCATGTCTTGTTTATGGATATTCATTTGTTTTACACTATAGTTGTGCTCAATAATTATGGTAACTCATGTTCATCTTTCCCCCTACTATGAATTTTGTGTTAttgattttatttgatttttttgtcaTTTCCATATTTTGTACAGTCTGTGTAATGATTATTGTTTAGTTTGAATTTTTACTATTTTGGATAAAATATTTCTGCAAGATTTTTTCTGAACATTTGTTTTCACAAAATTACGGCTAAATCACTTGTTCCATTAACTAACACTCGTTGTTTAGCAACTTGCTTATGGTTAATATTCCAAAGTCAAGATCTGTAAAACAATAAATTAAATCATGAATTGTTTTTGTATATTAGATTGACAATATTCTGGTTGTGACCATAATTAATAGCACTTTAGGGCAACCTTCATATAAAATTAATGTAGTTAATCAGTCACAGGAGATATTCATGCACTGTTTAGAGGTGTtagttttgatctttcattttctttttaaacCTTCAATTTGGGATtgctaattaatttttttttcactatATTGTAAAACATATTTCATCAAACAATATGAATATATTGATGTTTGCACTTGTATTTTTTTGTAGTTGTTTCACATGTAAGAAAATTAGGTGCTTGTTTTTGTATCTTTGATCCCTGGACTTAATTTGGGACTTTTGCATAATATTAAGTTATTAACTTATAGGATTGTTGAATAAAAGACTCATTATTTCTTTTGTCTGTAATCAAAAGATGTCAAAGGTGTTTCTGCAGAATGCATGAAAGTTATGTAAGTTATAATATACTTTTCTTAATGCATTTGGTGTGTTAAATctatgaaagagcaaccaaaatttTTTGGCTTGTTAATCGGGACATTTGGTTTCACATCAGGACACTATGAGCTACATTTCTCcccaaaaaggagaagaaaaaagacTGATGATTGAAGATTGTTTCTAATTTAACTTCTGAATCTGCCTGATATATTGACTTTTCATGACCATATTGGTGCAATTTGTGGCTTTTGAGTATTCATTAATCTACACAGGCGTAAAGTATCGATTCTAGAGAAAGAGCGCCAAGATTTCCAGTCTACTGTTGATGCCCTACAAGAAGGTATGATTTCCTTCATCTATATAGTCTGAAGTTTACTGCTGACTTTCTTTGGATAGTTCCTTCATTTCTAGTGGTGTCAATGTTCATTCAGACAGATGGGTCTTGACTGATCCAGCCTGTATTTACCTATCTAAGATGATCTGTCGGGTACATGAGATAGGTTATGGTCAAGGATTTTAAACCATCTGTGGGTTGGGTTTGGTCAAGCATATGTTATCTTGAAGGTATGATTTCCTTGATCTATATAAGTCTGAAGCTTTACTGCTGACTTTCTTTGGATAGTTCCTTCATTTCTAGTGGT encodes the following:
- the LOC135587845 gene encoding protein BLISTER-like, which codes for MASAKVMPSSVASSRKKGHLELGKKKLEEFRKKKAAKQVVSAGQLQQSSDIGQYENPSKNNQLKGDEYSSGGDGTDVATTSGIMMPYEGKEGGSSQDSDVDSSTGMSVTSTAWNYDNHSSHENSIHEALKSRVSNSNESSTFSELANGYHNHWGEKIEHSGNEEPKVGSAAGFSIDQHIAFVPDITKPCIDGNVSNSGLQLHNNNKNSSRSHMQIMDVPSAYNMGTIPEKSESHSARKTLGRLSKSTNIYDVKQPFQSSNVENHGTVGVGGRIADAINRHLNVENSTWIAPEPSSAGFSSGFGNSSSDFTGYKTTFSRSHPFFLDSLGLPRVPSNILHGEPDSTVTPVPYDSSKFQKTEVQLASSLLQPSADSFTEQSLSLTTLDSFKENQLSLNTSASLNEEQHLKQGAREQDMPRDHEFPYLNKDADFAALEQHIEDLTTEKFSLQHALETAQGLAGSLASENSSITDSFNQQGKVINQLKSDMERLQEEIKAQMLALESVKLEYANAQLNCNAADERAKILASEVISLEEKALRLRSNELKLEKQLEKLNSEMTSYKRKVSILEKERQDFQSTVDALQEEKKALQSKLRKTSTDGRTKGVIENSSIKQDASTSTDDLDVKDGETSAEGTALRSGINSVQDVRPSVALSNCTSQSSFVLSDRRVDLPDAYGDLPEDQLRMIENIKALISELSVEKEELVQALRIESSNCSKLKDLNKDLSQKLEGQTQRLELLTTQRMADENVVARPIDTCSTHDTTEYADEGDEVVEKVLGWIMKLFPAGPKRRNSKLL